One window of the Eucalyptus grandis isolate ANBG69807.140 chromosome 8, ASM1654582v1, whole genome shotgun sequence genome contains the following:
- the LOC104439842 gene encoding cysteine-rich repeat secretory protein 38, with translation MSSARFVLLSLCSALLLRATLGADPLFHVCSTPEDFTAGSPYESNLNKLTSFLYTKTPSSGFGPGSIGQYPDQPYGLTLCRGDTSPLDCEACVADAVAEIRRRCPRNKGAIIWYDNCMFKYLDTDFFGQIDNANKFYMWNPKSVSDPEAFSGKVRGLLTGLVEEAYTVPKLYATGEMGLEEKTKLYGLVQCTRDLSATQCKECLEGAIGELPSYGNGKEGGRVVGGSCNFRYEIYPFVNV, from the coding sequence ATGTCTTCGGCCCGCTTTGTCTTGCTCTCGCTCTGTTCCGCCCTCCTCCTCCGGGCCACCCTCGGCGCCGACCCTCTCTTCCACGTCTGCTCCACCCCCGAGGACTTCACCGCGGGCAGCCCGTACGAATCCAACCTCAACAAGCTTACCAGCTTCCTCTACACCAAGACCCCTTCCTCGGGCTTCGGCCCTGGCTCCATCGGCCAATACCCAGACCAGCCCTATGGCCTCACGCTGTGCCGGGGTGACACATCGCCATTGGACTGCGAGGCCTGCGTGGCAGACGCTGTCGCCGAGAtccgccgccgctgccctcGCAACAAGGGGGCGATAATCTGGTATGACAACTGCATGTTCAAGTACCTTGACACTGACTTCTTCGGCCAGATCGACAATGCCAACAAGTTCTATATGTGGAACCCGAAAAGCGTGAGCGACCCGGAGGCGTTCAGCGGTAAGGTAAGGGGGCTGCTGACCGGGCTGGTCGAGGAGGCTTACACGGTGCCAAAGCTGTACGCGACTGGAGAGATGGGACTGGAGGAGAAGACGAAGCTGTACGGATTGGTGCAGTGCACGAGGGATCTGTCGGCGACCCAGTGCAAGGAGTGTCTCGAGGGCGCAATCGGCGAGCTTCCGAGCTATGGCAACGGGAAGGAAGGTGGGCGAGTGGTTGGCGGGAGCTGCAACTTCCGATACGAGATTTACCCTTTTGTCAATGTTTAA